In Oryzihumus leptocrescens, the following are encoded in one genomic region:
- a CDS encoding alpha/beta fold hydrolase: protein MREAWERLIVGPTDADRSVLLLPGGACSARSFDLVMAEPTLSGFRLVATTLPGMAGAPVAEEVSIPAVARRAGELAKGNGCDVVVGFSYGATIALDMVLSGHFQGPVVLLGLSLTTPDESTFFRYAVRASQRLGRWPMAMLFRSMPLMARSAKTTEKHKKDLIEDFKANRAGDGVRVCGEYLDYIAADRDFAAELASSGSRVWVVHAEEKGDGGLTDAERATLEAAPNVTLVTIPGAVFLIPDEAPERTAAVIADALKQAS, encoded by the coding sequence ATGAGGGAAGCCTGGGAGCGCTTGATCGTCGGGCCGACGGACGCGGATCGATCGGTCCTGCTGTTGCCGGGCGGCGCCTGCTCGGCGCGGTCGTTCGACCTGGTGATGGCGGAGCCGACGCTGTCCGGTTTCCGCCTGGTGGCCACCACGCTGCCCGGCATGGCGGGCGCACCCGTGGCCGAGGAGGTATCCATCCCCGCAGTGGCCCGCCGGGCCGGAGAGCTGGCCAAAGGCAACGGCTGTGACGTGGTCGTGGGGTTCTCCTACGGCGCGACCATCGCTTTGGACATGGTGCTGTCGGGACATTTCCAGGGCCCTGTCGTGTTGCTCGGTCTCAGCCTGACGACCCCGGATGAGTCCACGTTCTTCCGGTACGCGGTACGGGCGTCACAGAGGTTGGGCAGGTGGCCGATGGCCATGCTGTTCCGGTCGATGCCGCTGATGGCCAGATCTGCCAAGACGACTGAGAAGCACAAGAAGGACCTGATCGAGGACTTCAAGGCGAACAGGGCTGGCGACGGGGTCCGGGTGTGCGGCGAGTACCTCGACTACATCGCCGCGGACCGGGACTTTGCCGCCGAGCTCGCGTCGTCGGGCAGCCGCGTGTGGGTCGTGCACGCCGAGGAGAAGGGGGACGGCGGCCTCACCGATGCCGAGCGCGCCACACTCGAGGCGGCTCCCAACGTGACCCTGGTGACGATCCCCGGCGCGGTGTTCCTCATCCCGGACGAGGCTCCAGAACGCACCGCCGCCGTCATCGCCGACGCATTGAAGCAGGCGTCCTGA
- a CDS encoding MmcQ/YjbR family DNA-binding protein produces MAALDDLLPLGTGLERSYPVYVRGRLKFRVKQIVYVAFSLDEAVMGFAFPKEERTALVASEPHKFHMPSSSDLRFNWVHADLAALEPTEARELVVDAWRMVVPKKVSRAYDLAHPNGPG; encoded by the coding sequence ATGGCGGCGCTCGACGACCTTCTGCCGTTGGGCACCGGCTTGGAGCGCTCGTACCCGGTCTACGTACGCGGCAGGCTGAAGTTCCGCGTCAAGCAGATCGTCTACGTGGCGTTCTCCCTCGACGAAGCTGTCATGGGCTTCGCGTTCCCCAAGGAGGAGCGCACCGCGCTCGTCGCGAGCGAACCGCACAAGTTCCACATGCCGTCATCATCGGACCTGCGCTTCAACTGGGTCCACGCCGACCTTGCCGCACTGGAGCCGACCGAGGCCCGAGAGCTGGTCGTCGACGCTTGGCGCATGGTCGTGCCCAAGAAGGTCTCCCGTGCCTACGATCTCGCGCACCCCAACGGACCGGGCTGA
- a CDS encoding VOC family protein, which translates to MTATGTAQHIPGVGTVYLAVSDQDRALAFYRDVLGFEVRTDTDFGEGFRWIEVAPAGAYTVIALVPPMAYFRDPEGNRLLLVEATTR; encoded by the coding sequence ATGACCGCCACCGGCACCGCACAGCACATCCCCGGCGTGGGCACCGTGTACCTCGCGGTGAGCGATCAGGACCGCGCGCTCGCGTTCTACCGCGACGTGCTCGGCTTCGAGGTGCGCACGGACACCGACTTCGGCGAGGGCTTCCGCTGGATCGAGGTGGCTCCGGCCGGCGCGTACACGGTGATCGCCCTCGTGCCGCCGATGGCGTACTTCCGTGACCCCGAGGGCAATCGCCTCCTCCTGGTCGAGGCGACCACGCGCTGA
- a CDS encoding DUF899 domain-containing protein has protein sequence MRTPPIVSPGEWEEARQRLLVKEKELTRARDAMAAQRRRMPWMAVEKDYRFDGPKGTASLLDLFEGRRQLVVYRAFYAPDITTFAAGGAYPDRACVGCSLVADQVAHPAHLNARDTSLAFVSRAPQADIEHLKARNGWESIPWYTLTDDFDADFGVDEWHGTNAFIRDADRVFRTYFVNSRGDEAMGSTWSYLDLTALGRQEEWEDSPEGYPQTAPYRWWNYHDAYGHGA, from the coding sequence ATGAGGACACCTCCGATCGTCTCGCCGGGGGAGTGGGAGGAAGCCCGACAGCGGCTGCTGGTGAAGGAGAAGGAGCTCACCAGGGCACGCGACGCGATGGCGGCCCAACGCCGGCGCATGCCGTGGATGGCCGTGGAGAAGGACTACCGCTTCGACGGGCCGAAGGGGACTGCCAGTCTGCTTGACCTGTTCGAGGGCCGTCGCCAGCTGGTCGTGTACCGAGCCTTCTATGCGCCGGACATCACCACCTTCGCTGCGGGCGGCGCATACCCGGACCGTGCCTGCGTGGGCTGCTCCCTGGTCGCCGACCAGGTGGCGCACCCGGCGCACCTGAATGCCCGCGATACCTCACTGGCGTTCGTGTCGCGGGCACCGCAGGCGGACATCGAGCACCTCAAGGCGCGCAATGGCTGGGAGTCGATCCCGTGGTACACGCTGACGGACGACTTCGACGCCGACTTCGGCGTGGACGAGTGGCACGGCACCAACGCGTTCATCCGCGACGCGGATCGGGTGTTTCGCACCTACTTCGTCAACAGCCGTGGCGACGAGGCGATGGGGAGCACCTGGAGCTACCTCGACCTCACCGCGCTCGGTCGCCAGGAGGAGTGGGAGGACTCGCCGGAGGGCTACCCCCAGACCGCGCCATACCGGTGGTGGAACTACCACGATGCGTACGGGCACGGCGCCTGA
- a CDS encoding S1 family peptidase, giving the protein MLTSAAIGAVCLALLATAIPANAEIAAYSLPGGSAYHDGNPDNPDYACTIGLNVNNSSGDRVAITAGHCGKVGETEYVSAQLGTINRRVFGSGGDYAVIGKATGTPYTLPPRVITAKANGETLPVRKVGTPVSGDYICWTGGNSTYTHCGTIFQTNVATSYNGVTVQNTFRLTGCAHQGDSGGPMFYTAHDSATNSDYAVVVGIFVALSNESNCDARTVVGQPIIPIMKDFNLTLP; this is encoded by the coding sequence ATGCTCACCAGTGCCGCCATCGGGGCGGTGTGCCTGGCACTGCTGGCCACAGCCATACCTGCAAACGCGGAAATCGCCGCCTACTCCTTGCCGGGTGGTTCGGCTTACCACGACGGGAACCCGGACAACCCCGACTACGCCTGCACGATCGGCTTGAACGTCAACAACTCCTCAGGCGACCGGGTAGCGATCACGGCCGGGCACTGCGGCAAGGTCGGAGAGACCGAGTATGTCTCCGCCCAGCTCGGCACCATCAACCGGCGCGTCTTCGGCAGCGGCGGCGACTACGCGGTGATCGGCAAGGCCACCGGGACCCCGTACACGCTGCCTCCTCGAGTCATCACGGCCAAGGCCAACGGCGAGACCTTGCCGGTGCGCAAGGTCGGCACCCCGGTCTCGGGTGACTACATCTGCTGGACTGGCGGCAACAGCACCTACACCCACTGCGGGACGATCTTCCAGACCAACGTGGCCACGAGCTACAACGGCGTGACGGTCCAGAACACGTTCCGACTCACCGGCTGCGCCCATCAGGGTGACAGCGGCGGCCCGATGTTCTATACCGCCCACGACTCCGCGACCAACTCGGACTACGCCGTCGTGGTCGGCATCTTCGTGGCGCTGTCGAACGAGTCCAACTGCGACGCCCGGACCGTGGTTGGCCAGCCGATCATCCCGATCATGAAGGACTTCAACCTCACCCTGCCGTGA
- a CDS encoding MBL fold metallo-hydrolase, translating to MCEGASGTELDAALVAPRPALGDAIDPIGLEPVDEVIVTTLVDNVYDALLQGDERTTRVSFGVGLAKAPQFEGGETAVGLRAEHGFSALVTVRRDVTTTSLLFDAGLSPDAMMVNADRLGIDLLGVQGVVLSHGHFDHVGGLAGLATRRGGRSLPMVVHPMAWTRRRLAVPGADPLEMPTLSRRALEAEGFAVVERRQPSLLVDDCVLITGEVDRTTEFERGMPAAHEAWTGSGWRHDPDVVDDQALVVHVRGRGLVVLTGCGHAGAVNIVRHAQRLTGVSAVAALIGGLHLNGPAFEPVIGPTVEALTAIAPSLVVPGHCTGWRAQHALAAALPNAWTASSSGSSYRVDAA from the coding sequence ATGTGTGAGGGAGCCAGCGGGACAGAATTGGATGCGGCACTCGTTGCGCCCCGACCGGCTCTGGGTGATGCGATCGACCCGATCGGGTTGGAACCGGTCGACGAGGTGATCGTGACCACCCTGGTCGACAACGTGTATGACGCGCTGTTGCAGGGCGATGAGCGGACCACCCGCGTGTCCTTCGGTGTAGGCCTCGCCAAGGCACCGCAGTTTGAGGGCGGCGAGACGGCGGTGGGTCTTCGGGCCGAGCACGGTTTCTCGGCCCTGGTGACCGTGCGACGTGACGTGACCACGACGTCCCTGCTGTTCGACGCCGGCCTTTCGCCCGACGCGATGATGGTCAATGCCGACCGTCTGGGGATCGACCTGCTCGGGGTTCAGGGAGTGGTCCTCAGTCACGGTCACTTTGACCACGTCGGAGGGCTCGCGGGGCTAGCGACGAGGCGCGGAGGCCGGTCATTGCCGATGGTGGTGCACCCGATGGCGTGGACCCGTCGCCGATTGGCCGTTCCTGGTGCGGACCCCCTGGAGATGCCGACGCTCAGCCGGCGAGCGCTGGAGGCCGAAGGCTTTGCGGTCGTGGAGAGGCGTCAGCCGTCGCTGTTGGTTGACGACTGTGTCTTGATCACTGGTGAAGTTGACCGGACCACGGAGTTCGAGCGAGGGATGCCGGCGGCGCACGAGGCATGGACGGGCAGCGGGTGGCGACACGACCCCGACGTGGTGGACGACCAGGCACTGGTGGTCCACGTGCGCGGTCGTGGGCTGGTGGTCCTCACCGGCTGCGGCCACGCCGGAGCCGTCAACATCGTGCGACATGCGCAGCGGCTTACCGGAGTCTCTGCTGTGGCGGCGCTGATCGGAGGCCTCCATCTCAACGGCCCCGCGTTTGAGCCCGTGATCGGACCGACCGTCGAAGCGCTGACGGCAATAGCGCCAAGCCTGGTCGTACCCGGGCACTGCACGGGCTGGCGCGCACAGCACGCCCTCGCCGCAGCCCTCCCGAACGCCTGGACCGCCAGCAGTTCCGGATCGTCGTACCGGGTCGACGCGGCCTGA
- a CDS encoding DUF6454 family protein — MAALLAGAASANAATRGAPTLPSRDGDLARDFSAVDRNTVWNQVDKIKLNFPTYHTEGLAITPDHLFLSSVQIIEPTQKYPSPVGGYDRTPGRGLGHLFVMDRQGHLQKDITLGEGDMYHPGGISYDGTNVWVPVAQYRPNSSAIIYRVNAQTLGVTKQFEVKDHIGGIVLDQTTGHLVGNSWGSRRFYDWTLQGQQVRTWDNPSFFTDHQDCQYVPSAKMICGGITNLPQTPTAGGSNGTYELGGLTMIDLRSHNILREVPFQKWSTAGHVMTRNPVKMSARGNQLTLWAAPDNGDEGNGTELFTYQATVQR; from the coding sequence ATGGCCGCTCTCCTCGCAGGGGCGGCGTCGGCGAACGCTGCCACCCGGGGCGCACCCACGCTGCCGAGCCGCGACGGGGACCTCGCCCGCGACTTCAGTGCGGTGGACCGCAACACCGTGTGGAACCAGGTCGACAAGATCAAGCTCAACTTCCCGACCTACCACACCGAGGGTCTGGCGATCACCCCCGATCACCTGTTCCTGTCCTCGGTCCAGATCATCGAGCCCACCCAGAAGTACCCCAGCCCGGTCGGCGGGTACGACCGCACCCCCGGCAGGGGCCTCGGCCACCTGTTCGTCATGGACCGTCAGGGCCACCTGCAGAAGGACATCACCCTCGGCGAGGGCGACATGTACCACCCCGGCGGCATCTCCTACGACGGCACCAACGTCTGGGTCCCGGTCGCCCAGTACCGCCCGAACTCCAGCGCGATCATCTACCGCGTCAACGCCCAGACCCTCGGCGTCACCAAGCAGTTCGAGGTCAAGGACCACATCGGCGGGATCGTCCTGGACCAGACCACCGGGCACCTGGTCGGCAACAGCTGGGGTTCGCGTCGCTTCTATGACTGGACGCTGCAGGGCCAGCAGGTGCGCACCTGGGACAACCCCAGCTTCTTCACCGACCACCAGGACTGCCAGTACGTTCCCTCGGCCAAGATGATCTGCGGCGGCATCACCAACCTGCCCCAGACCCCCACCGCCGGCGGGTCCAACGGCACGTATGAGCTCGGCGGCCTGACCATGATCGACCTGCGCAGCCACAACATCCTGCGCGAGGTGCCCTTCCAGAAGTGGTCCACCGCCGGGCACGTCATGACCCGCAACCCGGTCAAGATGTCCGCCCGCGGCAACCAGCTCACCCTGTGGGCCGCTCCCGACAACGGCGATGAGGGCAACGGCACCGAGCTGTTCACCTACCAGGCCACTGTCCAGCGCTGA
- a CDS encoding PP2C family protein-serine/threonine phosphatase has protein sequence MERGRGLGALTSVLDAAEAASPVEAVEAVTRELGLALGATAVSFLIADLSGRALVRLAHVPLVSSGQSNGDTPLAPGERRDGEESATALPLDGGPAEQAVRTQQVQVLAPGPPPEGSGRAAQWRVLAPVTERGEAIGLLELFVPDEPDIGAVDAIARLAHLLAFVVIANRRHTDMYEWGQRTRPLSLSAEIQHRLLAGPQTCEAGAFTLAGWLEPASGIAGDTFDFSLARDVLHLSLTDAMGHGVAAALNATLCVGSLRNTRNEGASLLEQVTSANRALAEHAASSRLEDFVTGVVGRLDLRTGSIELVNAGHHAPFLHRGSQVTAVELPVDLPLGLFPETVYRGSRLTLEPEDRLVLVTDGMLERNAAGLDLPQVIRETRMLHPREAVRAMADRVLEVTGQLLSDDATVLCLDWHGGHGRDRRTVHGADQVRASRSLRGTRRPRSARS, from the coding sequence GTGGAGCGGGGACGTGGTCTCGGCGCGCTGACGAGCGTGTTGGATGCCGCGGAGGCTGCCTCGCCGGTTGAGGCTGTCGAGGCGGTCACCCGTGAGCTCGGGCTGGCGCTGGGCGCCACCGCGGTGTCCTTCCTCATCGCCGACCTTTCAGGGCGGGCTCTGGTCCGCCTCGCGCATGTCCCTTTGGTGAGCTCAGGGCAGTCGAACGGCGACACACCGCTGGCGCCAGGGGAACGGCGCGATGGTGAGGAGTCCGCGACGGCGCTGCCTCTTGACGGAGGGCCGGCAGAGCAGGCGGTGCGCACCCAGCAGGTGCAGGTTCTCGCGCCCGGACCGCCTCCCGAGGGATCCGGGCGGGCGGCCCAGTGGCGGGTGCTCGCCCCTGTGACCGAGCGGGGCGAGGCCATCGGTCTCCTGGAGCTCTTTGTTCCTGACGAACCCGACATCGGGGCGGTGGACGCGATCGCCCGGCTCGCGCACTTGCTGGCTTTCGTGGTCATCGCCAACCGGCGGCATACCGACATGTATGAGTGGGGACAGCGCACTCGCCCGCTGAGCTTGTCCGCGGAGATCCAGCACCGGTTGCTTGCCGGACCGCAGACTTGTGAGGCCGGCGCATTCACGCTGGCAGGGTGGCTGGAGCCAGCATCGGGCATCGCCGGCGACACGTTCGACTTCAGCCTGGCCCGGGATGTGCTGCACCTGTCGTTGACCGACGCGATGGGGCACGGCGTGGCCGCTGCCCTGAACGCCACCTTGTGCGTGGGAAGTCTGCGCAACACCCGCAACGAGGGCGCATCGCTGCTCGAACAGGTCACGTCAGCCAACCGGGCCCTGGCCGAGCATGCAGCCAGTAGCCGGCTCGAGGACTTCGTCACCGGAGTGGTCGGTCGGCTCGACCTGCGTACCGGATCAATCGAGCTGGTCAATGCCGGTCACCATGCGCCGTTCCTTCACCGCGGGTCACAGGTCACCGCCGTCGAACTGCCGGTGGACCTCCCGCTGGGGTTGTTCCCCGAGACCGTGTACCGCGGGAGCCGCCTGACTCTGGAGCCAGAGGACCGGCTCGTCCTGGTCACCGACGGCATGCTCGAGCGCAACGCCGCCGGGCTCGACCTCCCCCAGGTGATCAGGGAGACGCGGATGCTTCACCCGCGAGAGGCGGTTCGGGCCATGGCCGACCGGGTCCTCGAAGTGACCGGGCAGCTCCTCAGCGACGACGCCACGGTCCTGTGTCTGGACTGGCACGGCGGGCACGGCCGCGACCGCCGCACCGTCCACGGAGCCGACCAGGTGCGCGCCAGCAGATCTCTCCGAGGAACCCGCCGACCTCGAAGTGCGCGCTCTTGA
- a CDS encoding iron chaperone — MTADEVDAYLAGLDEPKRGTLEALRRSIRAVVPDAEECISYGVPAFRVGGQVVAGFAAFKNHLAYLPHSGKVLEDLGDVLTGYERTTGSLHFAIDEPLPDELVRSLVEAKLARLRR, encoded by the coding sequence GTGACAGCTGACGAGGTCGATGCCTACCTGGCAGGACTCGACGAACCAAAGCGGGGCACACTCGAAGCCTTGCGACGATCCATCCGGGCCGTCGTCCCCGACGCCGAGGAGTGCATCTCCTACGGCGTCCCAGCGTTCCGGGTCGGCGGACAGGTGGTCGCCGGCTTCGCCGCGTTCAAGAACCATCTCGCCTACCTTCCGCACAGCGGGAAGGTGCTTGAAGACCTGGGCGATGTCCTTACTGGGTACGAGCGCACGACCGGCTCGCTCCACTTCGCGATCGACGAACCCCTCCCGGACGAGCTCGTTCGGAGTCTCGTGGAGGCGAAACTCGCACGCCTCCGTCGCTGA
- a CDS encoding DUF2332 domain-containing protein: MSISTSEWYNRFAVREAAGNSPSYERLAQAVAVSTEIIDRLDTLPEHKRQPNLLFASTRAMGGPVEAPEPFTEWVLGNWDTLAATMRTRLTQTNEPRRSAALLPFFSSIDGPIALLEVGASAGLCLYPDRWQYRYSDTAVGDPDAPLLTCEPAGAFTAPTRLPEVTWRAGIDLNPLDVTNVDDVRWLEALIWPEQTERRARLHDAITIAQDDPALLVAGDLNDHVATLAAEAPSDATLVVFHSAVLTYITPEERQRFVDQVTALPGHWISNEGPGVLPAVAAQVPAGREDTQHRFLTAWDGRPVAWSGGHGQTIELL; this comes from the coding sequence ATGTCGATCAGCACCAGCGAGTGGTACAACCGCTTCGCGGTACGCGAAGCAGCCGGGAACTCACCCAGCTACGAACGGCTCGCCCAAGCTGTGGCCGTTAGCACCGAGATCATCGACCGCCTCGACACCCTGCCCGAGCACAAGCGCCAGCCGAACCTGCTGTTCGCCTCGACACGAGCCATGGGCGGTCCGGTCGAGGCCCCTGAGCCCTTCACCGAGTGGGTGCTCGGGAACTGGGACACGCTCGCCGCCACGATGCGAACCAGGCTCACCCAGACCAACGAGCCGCGGCGCTCTGCCGCGCTGCTGCCCTTCTTCTCCTCGATCGATGGGCCGATCGCACTGCTCGAGGTTGGCGCCTCGGCGGGCCTCTGCCTCTACCCCGACCGCTGGCAGTATCGCTACAGCGACACCGCAGTCGGAGACCCGGACGCACCCCTCTTGACGTGTGAGCCGGCAGGCGCCTTCACGGCCCCCACTCGGCTTCCGGAGGTCACCTGGCGCGCGGGCATCGACCTGAACCCGCTCGACGTCACCAACGTGGATGATGTGCGCTGGCTCGAGGCGCTGATCTGGCCGGAGCAGACAGAGCGCCGTGCCCGGCTCCACGACGCCATCACCATCGCTCAAGACGACCCCGCCCTCCTCGTGGCGGGCGACCTCAACGACCACGTGGCCACCCTCGCGGCCGAGGCCCCCAGCGACGCAACCCTGGTGGTCTTCCACAGCGCGGTCCTTACCTACATCACCCCCGAGGAGCGGCAGCGCTTCGTCGACCAGGTCACGGCCCTGCCAGGCCACTGGATCTCCAACGAGGGGCCCGGGGTGCTTCCCGCGGTGGCCGCTCAGGTCCCCGCCGGGCGGGAGGACACCCAGCACCGGTTCCTCACGGCCTGGGACGGCCGGCCCGTTGCGTGGTCCGGCGGCCATGGCCAGACCATTGAACTGCTCTGA
- a CDS encoding SPFH domain-containing protein, translating into MSGTEQPIPGPAPRAEPVGHQGARVDITQRPALAITGWAGVVVLIALGWWSYSAVKASSAWSWLPILLFVLVATSLVVVPPGQSSVIQFFGTYVGTVRKPGFWWVLPLTLRRRVSIRVRNFETNRLKVNDADGNPVDIAAIVVWQVADTARSTYAVDSYENFVSVQSESALRHVANTHPYDNAEEAGASLRGATDVVAAELAHEVAERVSIAGVEIVEVRISHLAYAQEIAQAMLRRQQANAVVAARSRIVEGAVGMVEMALNRLSEGQVVELDEERKASMVSNLMVVLCGDQPPTPVVNTGSLYS; encoded by the coding sequence ATGAGCGGTACCGAGCAGCCGATTCCCGGACCCGCCCCGCGCGCGGAGCCCGTCGGGCACCAGGGGGCCCGGGTCGACATCACCCAGCGACCGGCCCTCGCGATCACCGGTTGGGCCGGCGTCGTCGTGCTGATCGCGTTGGGGTGGTGGTCCTACTCCGCGGTGAAGGCGTCGTCCGCCTGGTCCTGGCTGCCGATCCTGCTGTTCGTGTTGGTCGCCACCTCGCTCGTGGTGGTGCCGCCGGGACAGAGCTCCGTGATCCAGTTCTTCGGCACCTACGTCGGGACTGTCCGCAAGCCCGGCTTCTGGTGGGTGCTGCCGCTGACCCTTCGACGCCGGGTCAGCATCCGGGTCCGCAACTTCGAGACCAACAGGCTCAAGGTCAACGACGCCGACGGGAACCCGGTCGACATCGCCGCCATCGTGGTCTGGCAGGTCGCGGACACGGCCCGGTCGACGTACGCCGTCGACAGCTACGAGAACTTCGTCTCGGTGCAGTCGGAGTCCGCGCTGCGCCACGTCGCCAACACCCACCCCTACGACAACGCCGAGGAAGCGGGTGCCTCGCTGCGCGGCGCGACCGATGTGGTCGCCGCGGAGCTCGCCCACGAGGTCGCCGAGCGGGTCTCCATCGCCGGGGTGGAGATCGTCGAGGTCCGGATCTCCCACCTCGCCTATGCCCAGGAGATCGCCCAGGCGATGCTGCGCCGCCAGCAGGCCAACGCCGTGGTCGCCGCCCGCAGCCGGATCGTCGAGGGCGCCGTCGGCATGGTGGAGATGGCCCTCAACCGGCTCAGCGAAGGCCAGGTCGTCGAGCTCGACGAGGAACGCAAGGCGAGCATGGTCAGCAACCTCATGGTCGTGCTGTGCGGTGACCAGCCGCCGACGCCGGTCGTCAACACCGGCTCGCTCTACAGCTGA